A DNA window from Ranitomeya imitator isolate aRanImi1 chromosome 2, aRanImi1.pri, whole genome shotgun sequence contains the following coding sequences:
- the LOC138665338 gene encoding oocyte zinc finger protein XlCOF7.2-like translates to MDKNQNDPTEQALNLTLEIIFLLTGEDYFVVRKPIGKVKNNCLQVAEGSWRELKDIHTPLPPSVIHEPNYKKKILDLTKKMIELLTQEVPVRCQDVGVYFSMEEWDYVEEHRETYKDVMMDDLQPLTSLGVFKDDANEYPSKKTKVELHEQNLTNPNIYKPTDNIQQDPPSPIREELVSCDGRNLTEPTQHNPFIHVKDKPVKYNGGTRTYRNIRPSTSTKKEASSCNGRNFKDLKSTPNSHTLYLLTHNGAKGDIQEVETVANLNLYTQQCLSHDSKEPASCSGGNPMFYTPQSTNGEEGPSLLKIQTRTNNICVQYSCSECKKCFLSMDELVAHQGIHLAEKILQKGTMAVVTFPAEPPVKHNLLTCTKCGRAFYTKSSLAGHMKIHWGKKIEMFKCILCEKCFPSTSKLQLHMRRHFGNRPYACCTCGERFMRTCDLCKHQRIHQSGTQNVPLSL, encoded by the exons atggacaaaaaccAGAATGATCCAACTGAGCAGGCCCTAAACCTCACCCTGGAGATCATCTTCTTGCTGACAggggag GATTACTTTGTGGTGAGAAAGCCAATAGGAAAAGTAAAGAATAACTGTCTTCAAGTTGCAGAAGGAAGTTGGAGGGAGCTGAAGGATATTCACACACCTTTGCCTCCATCAGTGATACATGAACCAAACTATAAGAAGAAGATCCTAGACCTCACCAAAAAAATGATTGAGCTACTGACTCAAGAG GTTcctgtaaggtgtcaggatgttggtgtctatttctccatggaggagtgggattaTGTAGAAGAACACAGGGAAacatacaaggacgtcatgatggacgaCCTCCAGCCACTCACGTCATTAG GTGTATTTAAAGATGATGCAAATGAATATCCATCAAAGAAGACGAAGGTGGAACTACATGAGCAAAATTTAACAAACCCCAATATTTATAAACCTACAGATAATATACAACAGGATCCTCCTTCTCCTATTAGGGAAGAACTAGTTTCATGTGACGGAAGAAATCTCACAGAACCTACACAACACAATCCATTCATTCATGTTAAAGACAAACCGGTCAAATATAATGGTGGAACTCGCACATACCGAAACATTAGGCCATCTACTTCTACTAAGAAGGAGGCAAGCTCatgtaatggaaggaatttcaaagACCTCAAAAGTACACCCAATTCCCATACACTGTATCTACTTACTCATAATGGGGCTAAAGGAGACATTCAAGAAGTGGAAACTGTAGCAAATCTTAATCTTTATACACAACAATGTTTATCTCATGATAGTAAGGAACCAGCCTCATGTAGTGGAGGAAACCCCATGTTCTATACACCTCAGTCAACAAATGGTGAAGAAGGTCCATCTCTTTTGAAGATACAAACCAGAACCAATAATATTTGTGTACAATATTCTTGTTCTGAGTGCAAGAAATGTTTTTTGTCCATGGATGAATTAGTGGCACATCAAGGAATTCACTTAGCCGAAAAAATACTTCAGAAAGGGACCATGGCAGTTGTGACTTTTCCAGCAGAACCACCTGTGAAACATAATCTGTTGACTTGTACCAAGTGTGGGAGAGCGTTCTACACCAAATCATCACTTGCGGGACATATGAAGATTCATTGGGGTAAAAAGATTGAAATGTTTAAATGTATCCTGTGTGAGAAGTGTTTCCCAAGTACATCAAAACTTCAGTTACATAtgagacgccattttggaaacagaCCTTATGCCTGTTGCACGTGTGGAGAACGTTTCATGAGAACTTGTGATCTTTGCAAACATCAAAGAATACATCAATCAGGAACACAAAATGTGCCTTTAAGTTTGTGA